From Microplitis mediator isolate UGA2020A chromosome 11, iyMicMedi2.1, whole genome shotgun sequence, one genomic window encodes:
- the LOC130677917 gene encoding uncharacterized protein LOC130677917 — MYYKICFVLFLCTELVITSNENSSESIQKSLTKTKYPKKFTVAEGIKVDNTSLILEKNSSIGNTNKSFIEQRNVKPRKGVISKTIVARKGVDSSVNSSTLNNTYILSDKISKHDNMTGNIKKLKAKPTVTTVDDLEDDEKVITQPLKSSNKLNYILPIVATIFLLPIVIVIMMFIYNNYCDCWEKRHYRRMDFLVDGMYNE; from the exons atgtattataaaatatgtttCGTATTGTTTCTGTGTACAGAACTCGTTATAACCTCCAATGAAAATTCATCAGaatca atacaaAAAAGTCTGACGAAAACTAAGTAtccgaaaaaatttacagtcGCAGAAGGAATTAAAGTTGACAATACGTCACTCATTTTAGAGAAAAATTCAAGTATCGGTAACACCAATAAGTCATTTATTGAGCAACGCAACGTAAAACCACGTAAAGGAGTAATCAGCAAGACAATTGTCGCACGAAAAGGAGTTGACAGCTCTGTAAATTCTTCCACTTTAAACAATACTTATATTTTAAGTGATAAAATAAGCAAACATGACAATATGAcaggaaatattaaaaaattaaaagcgaAGCCAACGGTAACGACAGTCGATGATCTCGAAGATgatgaaaaagtaataactCAGCCATTGAAAtcgtcaaataaattaaattatatattacctATTGTtgcaacaatatttttattaccaattgttattgttattatgatgtttatttataataattattgtgacTGTTGGGAAAAGCGGCACTATCGCCGCATGGACTTTCTCGTCGACGGAATGTATaacgaataa
- the LOC130677476 gene encoding beta-1,4-glucuronyltransferase 1, whose translation MSNHSRTLSLLSVMALSIINIILTFFLLQSRTCDPNEIPEELKYEAVTTWGVESQPEDNHSTQCLPPYFKSTINFINNTDNTILNLDIRFGKYDNRRQFKTFDSVLIGTRFAELSRANAVCLATQTSLEKLHSLVQVAHHWTGSISVALYTAGDEEFEALQKYITYLRKCYTPVLERINFSLAIPRSKLPVKQPRSYEPPMGYGCSRPEATLNDLVSKMSKEHNNWRVRNVYPQNHMRNLARKNCQTDWVFLTDIDIIPSIGLANSLNIFLRDTERCDKCAYVIPTYEIDTRVRFPANKSELVRLARKGLARPFHWKVFIHNQYATNFTRWVLDVAPESKQFKNVVSGKAYISHNVTDFEFLYEPFYVAKDIVPPHDERFMGYGYTRNTQVYEMFIAGYQFKVLSPVFTIHWGLQTRKSRSVWRERQNIINRRQFEQFKKEIYTKYMHNTLGLINTFY comes from the exons aTGAGTAATCACTCACGAACTCTAAGTTTATTAAGTGTAATGGCCTtatctataataaatataatcttgACATTTTTTCTACTTCAATCACGGACCTGCGACCCAAATGAAATCCCCGAGGAATTAAAATATGAGGCTGTGACTACGTGGGGCGTCGAGTCACAGCCAGAAGACAACCATTCAACCCAGTGCCTACCCCCGTATTTTAAATCCaccattaattttatcaacaacACTGACAACACTATTCTAAATTTAGATATACGCTTCGGTAAATACGACAATCGTCGTCAGTTTAAAACATTCGATTCAGTATTAATTGGAACGCGATTTGCGGAATTGTCGCGTGCGAACGCAGTCTGTCTGGCGACCCAGACATCtttggaaaaattgcactCCCTGGTACAGGTGGCTCACCATTGGACAGGTTCTATTTCCGTGGCCCTGTACACTGCCGGTGATGAAGAATTTGAAGctcttcaaaaatatataacgtaTCTGCGTAAATGTTACACGCCAGTACTTGAGCGGATAAACTTTTCTCTGGCGATTCCTAGGAGTAAACTACCCGTCAAGCAGCCCCGGAGCTACGAACCACCGATGGGCTATGGGTGCTCGAGACCGGAAGCGACACTCAATGATCTAGTTAGCAAGATGTCTAAGGAACATAATAATTGGCGTGTTCGTAACGTCTACCCGCAGAACCATATGAGAAACTTGGCACGAAAGAATTGTCAAACTGATTGGGTTTTTCTTACTGACATTGATATTATACCCAGTATTGGACTTGCTAATTcactcaacatatttttacgtGATACTGAACGCTGTGATAAGTGTGCTTACGTTATTCCTACATATGAAATAGACACGCGAGTTAGATTTCCAGCAAACAAAAGTGAATTGGTAAGACTTGCGCGTAAAGGTCTCGCAAGACCATTTCATTGGAAGGTTTTTATCCATAATCAGTATGCTACTAATTTTACcag gtGGGTATTGGATGTGGCGCCAGAgtcaaaacaatttaaaaatgtagTCAGTGGGAAAGCATACATAAGTCATAATGTAAcagattttgaatttctttatGAACCTTTTTATGTTGCTAAAGATATCGTACCACCGCATGACGAAAGATTTATGGGCTATGGATACACTCGTAATACACAa GTTTATGAAATGTTTATTGCCGGCTATCAATTTAAAGTCCTATCGCCAGTATTTACAATCCACTGGGGTTTGCAGACCAGAAAAAGCCGGTCAGTGTGGCGTGAAAGACAGAACATCATCAACAGACGACAGTTTGAACAGTTCAAGAAagaaatttatacaaaatatatgcACAATACGTTGGGATTGATCAATacattttactaa
- the LOC130677477 gene encoding 2-oxo-4-hydroxy-4-carboxy-5-ureidoimidazoline decarboxylase-like, with protein sequence MSKNKLSIKKINSLSKIEFNKIFENIIEHYPAASEVIEEKRPFADGSQLENLFFHFIDQLDTAEKKVILKKHPELTGEIYNKKILTAESENEQAIAGINQMTEEEKKLFNNLSGLYKKKFMYPFVICVREHTIASIISSIERRLENSLDVELDIAIGEVKKISRLRLRDLIDN encoded by the exons atgagtaaaaataaactgagtattaaaaaaataaattcactgTCTAAAATTGAATTCAACAAAATATTTGAGAATATCATCGAACATTATCCAGCAGCAAGTGAAGTAATTGAGGAAAAAAGGCCTTTTGCTGATGGCAGTCAATtggaaaatttgtttttccatTTCATAGACCAACTCGACACTGcgg aaaaaaaagttattttaaaaaaacatccaGAACTAACGGGCGagatttacaataaaaaaattctgacaGCTGAATCTGAAAATGAACAGGCGATCGCTGGGATAAATCAGATGACAgaggaggaaaaaaaattatttaataatttaagtggATT gtacaaaaaaaaatttatgtatccaTTCGTTATCTGTGTAAGAGAACACACAATCGCTTCGATAATTTCGAGTATTGAAAGACGATTAGAAAATTCACTGGATGTTGAATTGGATATCGCGATtggagaagttaaaaaaataagcagGTTACGATTGAGAGatttaattgacaattaa
- the LOC130677478 gene encoding proteasome maturation protein: MSFNLASRESNGPAAESFDMPTGSYGAPDPMIHGLANPRQNLGFNHPLEASERNFHQTRLQREMNLMRNVQGIHAPIRLAMELKAADQVGRHPFLPSSNIMRDVLLGRDEEIGFEDVLNPSEFREQMLQPHAVVEKKLRLL; this comes from the exons atg AGTTTCAATTTGGCATCACGTGAATCCAATGGACCCGCAGCTGAAAGTTTCGATATGCCAACAGGCTCATATGGTGCACCGGATCCAATGATTCATGG tttAGCTAACCCACGTCAAAATCTTGGATTTAATCATCCTCTTGAAGCATCAGAACGCAAT tttCATCAAACTCGTCTGCAACGTGAGATGAATTTGATGAGAAATGTCCAAGGTATACATGCGCCAATACGTCTAGCAATGGAGCTGAAAGCTGCTGATCAAGTTGGCCGGCATCCGTTTTTGCCATCATCAAATATTATGCGCGACGTTTTGTTGGGACGTGATGAAGAAATtgg attcGAAGACGTACTGAACCCATCAGAATTCAGAGAGCAAATGCTCCAGCCCCATGCAGTTGTGGAAAAAAAACTCCggttattgtaa